The Caballeronia sp. TF1N1 genome includes a window with the following:
- a CDS encoding ABC transporter permease: MASDNKWTKRGGLFVVSACSLIGFLLLWELVCRAGLVDAVFLPAPSQVLSRGIRMWNQHTLLDNVLASIRRVMVGFLAAAVVSIPLGIALGTSRVARAVFDPLLSFLRPLPSMSWIPLSLLWFGITETQKYSIVFMGSFAPALLYVIDATRNIDPIFVRAARNLGANRWQVMREVILPGCMPQILSGMKVILGLSWTCVISAELVAAQQGLGFMIMNGREFFQTDTVVLGMVLISITVLITDGLFRLIERGVLAWQR; this comes from the coding sequence ATGGCATCCGACAACAAATGGACGAAGCGCGGCGGGCTTTTCGTCGTCAGCGCCTGCTCGCTGATCGGCTTTCTGCTGCTCTGGGAACTCGTGTGCCGCGCGGGTTTGGTCGATGCGGTGTTTCTGCCCGCGCCGTCGCAAGTGCTGAGCCGCGGCATCCGCATGTGGAATCAGCATACGTTGCTCGATAACGTGCTGGCCTCCATACGCCGGGTCATGGTGGGCTTTCTCGCCGCGGCGGTCGTGTCGATACCGCTCGGCATTGCGCTCGGCACCTCGCGGGTGGCGCGCGCCGTGTTCGACCCGCTGCTGTCCTTCCTGCGCCCGCTGCCGTCGATGAGTTGGATACCGCTGTCGCTGCTGTGGTTCGGCATCACCGAGACGCAGAAGTACAGCATCGTCTTCATGGGATCGTTCGCGCCTGCCCTTCTCTATGTGATCGACGCCACGCGCAACATCGACCCGATCTTCGTGCGCGCGGCGCGCAATCTCGGCGCGAACCGCTGGCAGGTCATGCGCGAAGTCATCCTGCCGGGCTGCATGCCGCAGATCTTGTCGGGCATGAAAGTGATTCTCGGCCTCTCGTGGACCTGCGTGATTTCCGCCGAACTCGTCGCCGCGCAGCAAGGGCTCGGCTTCATGATCATGAACGGCCGCGAATTCTTCCAGACCGATACGGTCGTGCTCGGCATGGTGCTGATCAGCATCACGGTGCTCATCACGGATGGCTTGTTCAGGCTCATCGAACGCGGAGTGCTCGCATGGCAACGATAG
- a CDS encoding ABC transporter ATP-binding protein, whose product MATIDAPMIRLEGVAKSFGALQVLKEVDLDVAKGEFLVLLGASGCGKSTMLNMISGFEPPTQGRVLVNGREVKDVEPACGMVFQQYALFPWKTVSENVAFGLKMRGVGRAERRDAARRYIEAVGLKGFEDSYPGALSGGMKQRVSIARVLANDPDVMLLDEPFAALDAMTRQVLQEQLLSIYEKSGKTIVFITHSIDEALLLSTRMIVMGAKPGRIVQDIRNDLPLPRTAEVQLSPAYLEMKKSIWETVQAEVMRGLEGAG is encoded by the coding sequence ATGGCAACGATAGATGCCCCTATGATTCGCCTCGAAGGCGTGGCGAAGTCCTTCGGCGCGTTGCAAGTGCTCAAGGAAGTCGATCTCGATGTCGCGAAGGGCGAGTTTCTCGTGCTGCTTGGCGCGTCGGGTTGCGGCAAATCGACGATGCTCAACATGATCTCCGGCTTCGAGCCGCCGACGCAGGGCCGCGTGCTCGTCAATGGCCGCGAAGTGAAGGATGTCGAGCCGGCGTGCGGCATGGTCTTTCAGCAATACGCGCTGTTTCCGTGGAAAACGGTCAGCGAGAACGTCGCGTTCGGGTTGAAGATGCGCGGTGTCGGCCGGGCCGAAAGGCGTGATGCCGCGCGTCGCTATATCGAAGCCGTGGGGCTGAAAGGCTTCGAGGACAGCTATCCCGGCGCGCTTTCGGGCGGCATGAAACAGCGCGTGTCGATTGCGCGCGTACTCGCCAACGACCCGGACGTGATGCTGCTCGACGAACCCTTCGCCGCGCTCGACGCCATGACGCGGCAAGTGCTGCAGGAACAGCTTCTGTCGATCTACGAGAAGAGCGGCAAGACGATCGTCTTCATCACACATTCGATCGACGAAGCGCTGCTGCTCTCCACGCGCATGATCGTGATGGGCGCGAAACCGGGGCGCATCGTGCAGGACATCCGCAACGACCTGCCCTTGCCGCGTACCGCCGAAGTGCAGCTATCGCCTGCGTATCTGGAGATGAAGAAGTCGATCTGGGAAACGGTGCAGGCTGAAGTCATGCGAGGCCTGGAAGGCGCTGGCTGA